The following proteins are co-located in the Apis mellifera strain DH4 linkage group LG11, Amel_HAv3.1, whole genome shotgun sequence genome:
- the LOC410330 gene encoding phosphatidylserine synthase 1 isoform X1 — protein MTTNEESVDDNLLERFIKSDENKVVNCRSSIDNIEGHKLRHGTDSFPNINERPVDDISIEFFYKPHSITLLLISIGAVIYSAFTRNTTNVEDNIWAGILCIIFFFLIISILTFPNGPFTRPHPVVWKLVFGCSVLYLMGLLFMLFQDYETVRKIFVWIDPSLASFHIDMDKEYGVNCSEITIEKIWNHLDVFALAHFLGWTFKAILIRHLGILWAISIMWEVTEIAFAHLLPNFVECWWDAFILDVVVCNGLGIWVGLKICSLLEMREYKWVSILDIESTTGKLKRAMLQFTPGSWTAVRWLDPTCTYMRFVALCQLVIFWQVSELNTFFLKHVYEFPPSHPFVVARLVLIGVIVAPSVRQYYMYVTDPTCSRVGTQCWVYGAIMVTEALLCIRHGAALFERTQALNILLWLLCQSLVSVLCVYGCVLWHRYFETEKKATSKQCITQLDNSHLDVTLSSGINLYSRRHGSFYKIYGFIGKETIINNYKQGIFN, from the exons ATGACAACTAACGAAGAATCCGTAGATGACAATCTCTTAGAGAGATTCATCAAAAGTGACGAAAATAAGGTTGTGAATTGTCGAAGTAGTATAGATAATATTGAAGGGCACAAATTACGACATGGAACGGACagttttccaaatattaatgaaagacCGGTTGATGATATttccatcgaatttttttataaaccgCATAGCATTACACTTCTTCTCATTTCAATCGGTGCTGTAATATATTCCGCATTCACTAG GAATACTACTAATGTTGAGGACAATATTTGGGCTGGAATATtatgtatcatatttttctttctgattATATCTATACTTACATTTCCAAATGGACCATTTACGAGACCTCATCCTGTTGTATGGAAACTTGTATTTGGTTGTAGTGTATTATATCTAATGGGTCTATTATTTATGCTATTTCAAGATTATGAAACAGTTAGAAAAATCTTTGTTTGGATAGATCCTAGTTTGGCATCGTTTCATATTGATATGGATAAAGAATATGGTGTTAATTGTTCagaaattacaattgaaaaaatatggaatcaTTTAGATGTTTTTGCATTAGCTCATTTCTTAGGATGGACTTTTAAAGCAATTCTTATCCGTCATCTTGGTATTCTTTGGGCTATTAGTATTATGTGGGAAGTAACAGAAATAGCATTTGCTCATTTATTACCAAATTTTGTGGAATGTTGGTGGGATGCTTTTATACTTGATGTTGTTGTCTGTAATGGTTTGGGTATTTGGgttggattaaaaatttgctcTCTCTTAGAAATGAGAGAATATAAATGGGTAAGCATTCTTGACATTGAGAGCACTACTGGAAAATTAAAGAGAGCAATGCTACAATTTACTCCTGGTAGTTGGACTGCTGTTAGATGGTTGGATCCAACATGTACATATATGAGATTCGTTGCTCTGTGTCAGTTGGTTATATTCTGGCAAGTTTCAGAGctcaatacattttttttgaaacatgtGTATGAATTTCCACCCTCTCATCCATTTGTTGTGGCAAGATTGGTATTAATTGGAGTAATAGTTGCACCTTCTGTTAG gCAATACTACATGTATGTAACAGATCCAACATGTAGTAGAGTAGGGACTCAATGTTGGGTTTATGGTGCAATTATGGTTACAGAAGCATTACTATGTATAAGGCATGGTGCTGCATTATTTGAACGTACTCAagcattaaatattcttctatggCTACTTTGCCAGTCTCTAGTCTCAGTTCTTTGTGTTTATGGCTGTGTTTTATGGCATCGGTACTTTGAG ACAGAAAAGAAAGCTACTTCAAAACAATGTATTACTCAACTAGACAACAGTCATCTGGATGTAACCCTTAGCAGTG gaatTAATCTGTATTCTAGGAGACATGGTTCATTCTACAAAATCTATGGatttattggaaaagaaacaattataaacaattataagcAAGGAATATTCAACTAA
- the LOC410330 gene encoding phosphatidylserine synthase 1 isoform X2 has product MTTNEESVDDNLLERFIKSDENKVVNCRSSIDNIEGHKLRHGTDSFPNINERPVDDISIEFFYKPHSITLLLISIGAVIYSAFTRNTTNVEDNIWAGILCIIFFFLIISILTFPNGPFTRPHPVVWKLVFGCSVLYLMGLLFMLFQDYETVRKIFVWIDPSLASFHIDMDKEYGVNCSEITIEKIWNHLDVFALAHFLGWTFKAILIRHLGILWAISIMWEVTEIAFAHLLPNFVECWWDAFILDVVVCNGLGIWVGLKICSLLEMREYKWVSILDIESTTGKLKRAMLQFTPGSWTAVRWLDPTCTYMRFVALCQLVIFWQVSELNTFFLKHVYEFPPSHPFVVARLVLIGVIVAPSVRQYYMYVTDPTCSRVGTQCWVYGAIMVTEALLCIRHGAALFERTQALNILLWLLCQSLVSVLCVYGCVLWHRYFETEKKATSKQCITQLDNSHLDVTLSSGDMVHSTKSMDLLEKKQL; this is encoded by the exons ATGACAACTAACGAAGAATCCGTAGATGACAATCTCTTAGAGAGATTCATCAAAAGTGACGAAAATAAGGTTGTGAATTGTCGAAGTAGTATAGATAATATTGAAGGGCACAAATTACGACATGGAACGGACagttttccaaatattaatgaaagacCGGTTGATGATATttccatcgaatttttttataaaccgCATAGCATTACACTTCTTCTCATTTCAATCGGTGCTGTAATATATTCCGCATTCACTAG GAATACTACTAATGTTGAGGACAATATTTGGGCTGGAATATtatgtatcatatttttctttctgattATATCTATACTTACATTTCCAAATGGACCATTTACGAGACCTCATCCTGTTGTATGGAAACTTGTATTTGGTTGTAGTGTATTATATCTAATGGGTCTATTATTTATGCTATTTCAAGATTATGAAACAGTTAGAAAAATCTTTGTTTGGATAGATCCTAGTTTGGCATCGTTTCATATTGATATGGATAAAGAATATGGTGTTAATTGTTCagaaattacaattgaaaaaatatggaatcaTTTAGATGTTTTTGCATTAGCTCATTTCTTAGGATGGACTTTTAAAGCAATTCTTATCCGTCATCTTGGTATTCTTTGGGCTATTAGTATTATGTGGGAAGTAACAGAAATAGCATTTGCTCATTTATTACCAAATTTTGTGGAATGTTGGTGGGATGCTTTTATACTTGATGTTGTTGTCTGTAATGGTTTGGGTATTTGGgttggattaaaaatttgctcTCTCTTAGAAATGAGAGAATATAAATGGGTAAGCATTCTTGACATTGAGAGCACTACTGGAAAATTAAAGAGAGCAATGCTACAATTTACTCCTGGTAGTTGGACTGCTGTTAGATGGTTGGATCCAACATGTACATATATGAGATTCGTTGCTCTGTGTCAGTTGGTTATATTCTGGCAAGTTTCAGAGctcaatacattttttttgaaacatgtGTATGAATTTCCACCCTCTCATCCATTTGTTGTGGCAAGATTGGTATTAATTGGAGTAATAGTTGCACCTTCTGTTAG gCAATACTACATGTATGTAACAGATCCAACATGTAGTAGAGTAGGGACTCAATGTTGGGTTTATGGTGCAATTATGGTTACAGAAGCATTACTATGTATAAGGCATGGTGCTGCATTATTTGAACGTACTCAagcattaaatattcttctatggCTACTTTGCCAGTCTCTAGTCTCAGTTCTTTGTGTTTATGGCTGTGTTTTATGGCATCGGTACTTTGAG ACAGAAAAGAAAGCTACTTCAAAACAATGTATTACTCAACTAGACAACAGTCATCTGGATGTAACCCTTAGCAGTG GAGACATGGTTCATTCTACAAAATCTATGGatttattggaaaagaaacaattataa
- the LOC410330 gene encoding phosphatidylserine synthase 1 isoform X4, with the protein MTTNEESVDDNLLERFIKSDENKVVNCRSSIDNIEGHKLRHGTDSFPNINERPVDDISIEFFYKPHSITLLLISIGAVIYSAFTRNTTNVEDNIWAGILCIIFFFLIISILTFPNGPFTRPHPVVWKLVFGCSVLYLMGLLFMLFQDYETVRKIFVWIDPSLASFHIDMDKEYGVNCSEITIEKIWNHLDVFALAHFLGWTFKAILIRHLGILWAISIMWEVTEIAFAHLLPNFVECWWDAFILDVVVCNGLGIWVGLKICSLLEMREYKWVSILDIESTTGKLKRAMLQFTPGSWTAVRWLDPTCTYMRFVALCQLVIFWQVSELNTFFLKHVYEFPPSHPFVVARLVLIGVIVAPSVRQYYMYVTDPTCSRVGTQCWVYGAIMVTEALLCIRHGAALFERTQALNILLWLLCQSLVSVLCVYGCVLWHRYFEELICILGDMVHSTKSMDLLEKKQL; encoded by the exons ATGACAACTAACGAAGAATCCGTAGATGACAATCTCTTAGAGAGATTCATCAAAAGTGACGAAAATAAGGTTGTGAATTGTCGAAGTAGTATAGATAATATTGAAGGGCACAAATTACGACATGGAACGGACagttttccaaatattaatgaaagacCGGTTGATGATATttccatcgaatttttttataaaccgCATAGCATTACACTTCTTCTCATTTCAATCGGTGCTGTAATATATTCCGCATTCACTAG GAATACTACTAATGTTGAGGACAATATTTGGGCTGGAATATtatgtatcatatttttctttctgattATATCTATACTTACATTTCCAAATGGACCATTTACGAGACCTCATCCTGTTGTATGGAAACTTGTATTTGGTTGTAGTGTATTATATCTAATGGGTCTATTATTTATGCTATTTCAAGATTATGAAACAGTTAGAAAAATCTTTGTTTGGATAGATCCTAGTTTGGCATCGTTTCATATTGATATGGATAAAGAATATGGTGTTAATTGTTCagaaattacaattgaaaaaatatggaatcaTTTAGATGTTTTTGCATTAGCTCATTTCTTAGGATGGACTTTTAAAGCAATTCTTATCCGTCATCTTGGTATTCTTTGGGCTATTAGTATTATGTGGGAAGTAACAGAAATAGCATTTGCTCATTTATTACCAAATTTTGTGGAATGTTGGTGGGATGCTTTTATACTTGATGTTGTTGTCTGTAATGGTTTGGGTATTTGGgttggattaaaaatttgctcTCTCTTAGAAATGAGAGAATATAAATGGGTAAGCATTCTTGACATTGAGAGCACTACTGGAAAATTAAAGAGAGCAATGCTACAATTTACTCCTGGTAGTTGGACTGCTGTTAGATGGTTGGATCCAACATGTACATATATGAGATTCGTTGCTCTGTGTCAGTTGGTTATATTCTGGCAAGTTTCAGAGctcaatacattttttttgaaacatgtGTATGAATTTCCACCCTCTCATCCATTTGTTGTGGCAAGATTGGTATTAATTGGAGTAATAGTTGCACCTTCTGTTAG gCAATACTACATGTATGTAACAGATCCAACATGTAGTAGAGTAGGGACTCAATGTTGGGTTTATGGTGCAATTATGGTTACAGAAGCATTACTATGTATAAGGCATGGTGCTGCATTATTTGAACGTACTCAagcattaaatattcttctatggCTACTTTGCCAGTCTCTAGTCTCAGTTCTTTGTGTTTATGGCTGTGTTTTATGGCATCGGTACTTTGAG gaatTAATCTGTATTCTAGGAGACATGGTTCATTCTACAAAATCTATGGatttattggaaaagaaacaattataa
- the LOC410330 gene encoding phosphatidylserine synthase 1 isoform X3 yields MTTNEESVDDNLLERFIKSDENKVVNCRSSIDNIEGHKLRHGTDSFPNINERPVDDISIEFFYKPHSITLLLISIGAVIYSAFTRNTTNVEDNIWAGILCIIFFFLIISILTFPNGPFTRPHPVVWKLVFGCSVLYLMGLLFMLFQDYETVRKIFVWIDPSLASFHIDMDKEYGVNCSEITIEKIWNHLDVFALAHFLGWTFKAILIRHLGILWAISIMWEVTEIAFAHLLPNFVECWWDAFILDVVVCNGLGIWVGLKICSLLEMREYKWVSILDIESTTGKLKRAMLQFTPGSWTAVRWLDPTCTYMRFVALCQLVIFWQVSELNTFFLKHVYEFPPSHPFVVARLVLIGVIVAPSVRQYYMYVTDPTCSRVGTQCWVYGAIMVTEALLCIRHGAALFERTQALNILLWLLCQSLVSVLCVYGCVLWHRYFETEKKATSKQCITQLDNSHLDVTLSSDMVHSTKSMDLLEKKQL; encoded by the exons ATGACAACTAACGAAGAATCCGTAGATGACAATCTCTTAGAGAGATTCATCAAAAGTGACGAAAATAAGGTTGTGAATTGTCGAAGTAGTATAGATAATATTGAAGGGCACAAATTACGACATGGAACGGACagttttccaaatattaatgaaagacCGGTTGATGATATttccatcgaatttttttataaaccgCATAGCATTACACTTCTTCTCATTTCAATCGGTGCTGTAATATATTCCGCATTCACTAG GAATACTACTAATGTTGAGGACAATATTTGGGCTGGAATATtatgtatcatatttttctttctgattATATCTATACTTACATTTCCAAATGGACCATTTACGAGACCTCATCCTGTTGTATGGAAACTTGTATTTGGTTGTAGTGTATTATATCTAATGGGTCTATTATTTATGCTATTTCAAGATTATGAAACAGTTAGAAAAATCTTTGTTTGGATAGATCCTAGTTTGGCATCGTTTCATATTGATATGGATAAAGAATATGGTGTTAATTGTTCagaaattacaattgaaaaaatatggaatcaTTTAGATGTTTTTGCATTAGCTCATTTCTTAGGATGGACTTTTAAAGCAATTCTTATCCGTCATCTTGGTATTCTTTGGGCTATTAGTATTATGTGGGAAGTAACAGAAATAGCATTTGCTCATTTATTACCAAATTTTGTGGAATGTTGGTGGGATGCTTTTATACTTGATGTTGTTGTCTGTAATGGTTTGGGTATTTGGgttggattaaaaatttgctcTCTCTTAGAAATGAGAGAATATAAATGGGTAAGCATTCTTGACATTGAGAGCACTACTGGAAAATTAAAGAGAGCAATGCTACAATTTACTCCTGGTAGTTGGACTGCTGTTAGATGGTTGGATCCAACATGTACATATATGAGATTCGTTGCTCTGTGTCAGTTGGTTATATTCTGGCAAGTTTCAGAGctcaatacattttttttgaaacatgtGTATGAATTTCCACCCTCTCATCCATTTGTTGTGGCAAGATTGGTATTAATTGGAGTAATAGTTGCACCTTCTGTTAG gCAATACTACATGTATGTAACAGATCCAACATGTAGTAGAGTAGGGACTCAATGTTGGGTTTATGGTGCAATTATGGTTACAGAAGCATTACTATGTATAAGGCATGGTGCTGCATTATTTGAACGTACTCAagcattaaatattcttctatggCTACTTTGCCAGTCTCTAGTCTCAGTTCTTTGTGTTTATGGCTGTGTTTTATGGCATCGGTACTTTGAG ACAGAAAAGAAAGCTACTTCAAAACAATGTATTACTCAACTAGACAACAGTCATCTGGATGTAACCCTTAGCAGTG ACATGGTTCATTCTACAAAATCTATGGatttattggaaaagaaacaattataa
- the LOC410330 gene encoding phosphatidylserine synthase 1 isoform X5, translating into MTTNEESVDDNLLERFIKSDENKVVNCRSSIDNIEGHKLRHGTDSFPNINERPVDDISIEFFYKPHSITLLLISIGAVIYSAFTRNTTNVEDNIWAGILCIIFFFLIISILTFPNGPFTRPHPVVWKLVFGCSVLYLMGLLFMLFQDYETVRKIFVWIDPSLASFHIDMDKEYGVNCSEITIEKIWNHLDVFALAHFLGWTFKAILIRHLGILWAISIMWEVTEIAFAHLLPNFVECWWDAFILDVVVCNGLGIWVGLKICSLLEMREYKWVSILDIESTTGKLKRAMLQFTPGSWTAVRWLDPTCTYMRFVALCQLVIFWQVSELNTFFLKHVYEFPPSHPFVVARLVLIGVIVAPSVRQYYMYVTDPTCSRVGTQCWVYGAIMVTEALLCIRHGAALFERTQALNILLWLLCQSLVSVLCVYGCVLWHRYFEKRKLLQNNVLLN; encoded by the exons ATGACAACTAACGAAGAATCCGTAGATGACAATCTCTTAGAGAGATTCATCAAAAGTGACGAAAATAAGGTTGTGAATTGTCGAAGTAGTATAGATAATATTGAAGGGCACAAATTACGACATGGAACGGACagttttccaaatattaatgaaagacCGGTTGATGATATttccatcgaatttttttataaaccgCATAGCATTACACTTCTTCTCATTTCAATCGGTGCTGTAATATATTCCGCATTCACTAG GAATACTACTAATGTTGAGGACAATATTTGGGCTGGAATATtatgtatcatatttttctttctgattATATCTATACTTACATTTCCAAATGGACCATTTACGAGACCTCATCCTGTTGTATGGAAACTTGTATTTGGTTGTAGTGTATTATATCTAATGGGTCTATTATTTATGCTATTTCAAGATTATGAAACAGTTAGAAAAATCTTTGTTTGGATAGATCCTAGTTTGGCATCGTTTCATATTGATATGGATAAAGAATATGGTGTTAATTGTTCagaaattacaattgaaaaaatatggaatcaTTTAGATGTTTTTGCATTAGCTCATTTCTTAGGATGGACTTTTAAAGCAATTCTTATCCGTCATCTTGGTATTCTTTGGGCTATTAGTATTATGTGGGAAGTAACAGAAATAGCATTTGCTCATTTATTACCAAATTTTGTGGAATGTTGGTGGGATGCTTTTATACTTGATGTTGTTGTCTGTAATGGTTTGGGTATTTGGgttggattaaaaatttgctcTCTCTTAGAAATGAGAGAATATAAATGGGTAAGCATTCTTGACATTGAGAGCACTACTGGAAAATTAAAGAGAGCAATGCTACAATTTACTCCTGGTAGTTGGACTGCTGTTAGATGGTTGGATCCAACATGTACATATATGAGATTCGTTGCTCTGTGTCAGTTGGTTATATTCTGGCAAGTTTCAGAGctcaatacattttttttgaaacatgtGTATGAATTTCCACCCTCTCATCCATTTGTTGTGGCAAGATTGGTATTAATTGGAGTAATAGTTGCACCTTCTGTTAG gCAATACTACATGTATGTAACAGATCCAACATGTAGTAGAGTAGGGACTCAATGTTGGGTTTATGGTGCAATTATGGTTACAGAAGCATTACTATGTATAAGGCATGGTGCTGCATTATTTGAACGTACTCAagcattaaatattcttctatggCTACTTTGCCAGTCTCTAGTCTCAGTTCTTTGTGTTTATGGCTGTGTTTTATGGCATCGGTACTTTGAG AAAAGAAAGCTACTTCAAAACAATGTATTACTCAACTAG